The Glycine soja cultivar W05 chromosome 3, ASM419377v2, whole genome shotgun sequence genome window below encodes:
- the LOC114406246 gene encoding uncharacterized protein LOC114406246: MEMKNEDQITQQAQRPKYDCLLFDLDDTLYPLNSGLANAIDKNIKDYMVEKLGAEPSKTGELVNLLYSNYGTTIAGLRAIGYDIDYEEYYSFVHGKLPYENLKPDPVLRNLLLSLPYRKLIFTNSDKVHTIKALERLGLEDCFEGMICFETLNPIQKSTVFYYEADIKFEGSKSINPTPKNGVECSEIFDIIEHFAQPEPSAVLPETPIICKPSEHAIKLALKMANLNPQRTLFFEDSVRNIQSGKRLGLHTVLVGRSYRVKGADYAMESIHNLKEAVPELWEADIKAQVACPGTEKLAVETSDIA, encoded by the exons ATGGAAATGAAGAATGAGGATCAGATCACACAACAGGCTCAGAGACCAAAATATGATTGCCTTCTATTTG ATTTAGATGATACTTTGTATCCTCTCAATTCTGGTCTTGCAAATGCAattgacaaaaatattaaag ACTACATGGTCGAGAAGCTTGGCGCAGAACCAAGTAAAACTGGTGAATTGGTCAACCTCCTTTACAGTAACTATGGAACTACTATTGCTGGTCTAAGG GCTATTGGATATGACATTGACTATGAAGAATATTACAG TTTTGTTCATGGGAAATTACCTTATGAGAACTTAAAGCCAGACCCAGTTCTGAGGAATCTGCTGCTGAGTCTCCCCTATAGAAAGCTT ATTTTCACAAACTCAGACAAAGTCCATACGATTAAGGCACTTGAAAGACTTGGGTTGGAAGACTGCTTTGAAGGAATGATATGCTTTGAGACCCTTAATCCTATCCAAAAGAGCACTGTTTTTTATTATGAAGCTGACATAAAGTTTGAGGGTTCAAAGAGCATAAATCCAACACCCAAAAATGGTGTAGAATGCTCTGAAATCTTTGACATCATAGAGCATTTTGCTCAACCTGAACCCAGTGCAGTCCTGCCAGAGACACCAATTATCTGCAAACCATCCGAACATGCCATTAAATTGGCCCTCAAGATGGCCAACCTTAACCCACAAAGAACC TTGTTCTTTGAGGATAGTGTCCGCAACATACAATCTGGAAAACGATTGGGCCTTCACACTGTGTTG GTTGGTAGATCCTACAGGGTTAAAGGTGCTGATTATGCCATGGAAAGCATTCACAACCTTAAGGAGGCAGTGCCTGAACTGTGGGAAGCTGACATAAAAGCACAAGTTGCATGCCCGGGAACTGAGAAGCTTGCAGTGGAGACATCAGATATAGCTTGA